The following DNA comes from Bacillota bacterium.
CGACCTGCCATACCTGGTCAGTGTGGAAAGTCCCTATGAGGAACACTCCCCCTGGTTTGAACACGAAGAACGACGGTCCATCGCCCAGGTGCAGGTGGAGTTATCCAAAGCCTTGGGTGTTTCTCTCCAGGCACCGCTTACCGTGGTGGTGACCCAGCGTTACCCTTCGGGGCGGGTCCGTGAACTTTCGGTCAATGGTGTGACCTTGACCGGACGCAGATTTCGTGAGATTCTGGGGTTGCGTTCCACTTGGTTTACGGTGAGCCAAACCGCGACGGAACTAGTGTTTTCCGTGCGGGGTTACGGCCATGGGGTGGGGATGTCTCAGTACGGGGCCGATGGCTTTGCCCGGCAAGGGTGGAGCTATCGGGAGATCTTGTCCCATTATTACCCCGGAACTACCCTTGTAGAATACTAGCCGCAGAAGGGAGGCATCTAAAGGCTTTCGGGAAGGAAGCCTCGAAGACGATGCAGGAGCTTTGGGATGTGGTAATTGTTGGAGGAGGTCCGGCGGGCCTTACCGCGGGGTTGTATGCGGCCCGGGCCGGCCTGAAGGCGCTAATACTCGACAATGCTGGCGGCAGTCAGCTGTTTAATACCTCGGAAGTGGAAAACTATCCGGGCTTTGTGGAACCCATCGGCGGACGACAGCTGAGCGAACTGATGGAGGCACAGGCCCGCCGCTTCGGTTGTCAGATTGGGTATGACCAGATTAGCAGTGTTACGTTAGATGGAAAGCTGAAGCAACTTCAGGGCCTGAGCGGTACCTACTTGGGAAAGGCCTTAATTGTGGCCACAGGCTCCTCGCCCCGCAAACTGGGGGTACCCGGTGAAGAAGAATTCGCCGGCCGTGGTGTTTCCTATTGTGCCACTTGCGATGGAGCCTTTTTCAGGGACAAGCCCATTGTGGTGGTGGGTGGGGGTGACTCCGCCCTGGAGGAAGGGATTTTTCTCTGCCGCTACGGCAGCAAGGTCACCATTGTGCACCGCCGTCAGCATTTTCGGGCTACCCACATAGTCCAGGAGCTGGCCAAGAAGCAAGAAAGGTTGTTTTTCCAGCTGAACTCGGTGGTGGAGGCCATTGAAGGTGGCGACATGGTGGAACGGGTCCGGCTCCGGGATGTGGTTACCCAGGAGATCAGTTACCTGGAAGCCGCCGGGGTGTTCATCTATATTGGACAGAACCCCAACAGTGGCCTTGTGGCTGATCTAGTTACCATCGATGAAAACGGCTACATCATCGCGGACGGGGAGACCTGCCAGACCAGTGTCCCCGGGATCTTTGCCGCAGGGGATGTGCGACAGAAGGGCCTGCGACAAGTGGTGACTGCCACCGCCGACGGAGCCATCGCGGCCATGGCGGCCAGCCGTTATATCGAACAGAACTTCTAACGGGCCGGGAGGGCCCGTTTTCCTTATTTTCCTATCCTGAAAAATATCTGCCCTTGTCAGTAAAATTTCCTCCTCTCCCGCAGCCAAGTGTGGTAGAATCATATCAATATAGATCCCCACAGGATCTAGACAAAAAAGAGAGGGGGGAGCAGAGTAGCCAAGTTGCTGGCTATATCTGTGGCAGCAGTGCAGAAGAGTATCATTGATTGCATTGGAAAGACGCCCTTGGTGAAACTTCAGCGCATCGGAGTTGCCGCGGGCGCGGAAATCTGGGCCAAGGTGGAAGGTTTGAACCCTTCTGGCAGCGTCAAAGATCGGGCCGCCTGGGCTATGGTCTTGGATGCCGAGGAGAAGGGTAAGCTGAAACCCAACGGTACCATCGTGGAACCCACCAGTGGCAATACGGGGATCGGCTTGGCGATGGTGGCCGCGGCCCGGGGGTATCGGTTAATTCTCACCATGCCCGAGACCATGAGCCAAGAACGGCGGGACCTGCTCCGGGCCTATGGGGCCGAACTGGTCCTTACCCCGGGGGCTTTAGGAATGCGTGGGGCTATCCAGAAGGCTGAAGAACTCATTGCGGAGAATCCAGACTACTTCATGCCCCAGCAATTTGAAAATCCGGCTAATTCCCGGATTCATGAGATTACCACCGGACCGGAGATCTATGCCGAGATGCGCGGGGACATTGCCGCCTTTGTGGCTGGTGTGGGTACGGGGGGCACCATCACCGGGGT
Coding sequences within:
- the trxB gene encoding thioredoxin-disulfide reductase; this translates as MQELWDVVIVGGGPAGLTAGLYAARAGLKALILDNAGGSQLFNTSEVENYPGFVEPIGGRQLSELMEAQARRFGCQIGYDQISSVTLDGKLKQLQGLSGTYLGKALIVATGSSPRKLGVPGEEEFAGRGVSYCATCDGAFFRDKPIVVVGGGDSALEEGIFLCRYGSKVTIVHRRQHFRATHIVQELAKKQERLFFQLNSVVEAIEGGDMVERVRLRDVVTQEISYLEAAGVFIYIGQNPNSGLVADLVTIDENGYIIADGETCQTSVPGIFAAGDVRQKGLRQVVTATADGAIAAMAASRYIEQNF
- the cysK gene encoding cysteine synthase A encodes the protein MAAVQKSIIDCIGKTPLVKLQRIGVAAGAEIWAKVEGLNPSGSVKDRAAWAMVLDAEEKGKLKPNGTIVEPTSGNTGIGLAMVAAARGYRLILTMPETMSQERRDLLRAYGAELVLTPGALGMRGAIQKAEELIAENPDYFMPQQFENPANSRIHEITTGPEIYAEMRGDIAAFVAGVGTGGTITGVGRYLKARNPEIRVIAVEPAASPVLSGGEPGPHGLQGIGAGFVPKILDVSLLDEIITVTEEEARVACKALAQQEGILAGLSSGAAVHAAIQVAKGLAPGKKVVVVLPDHGNRYLSLF